In Crinalium epipsammum PCC 9333, the genomic window ATATAGCTAGTGTGATTGTACCATTGGTAAGTTGCACAAGCTGGTTTTGTTCTGCTGCCATCGAAAGTTGGCATAATCCAGTTGAAGTTAGATCAGATGAGTACATTTTTCCACCACGACCCCTCTACAGTTGACGCAGGTGAAATTCAAAGATTACACCTGCAAATAGATCGGCTTGAGCGTTGTTTAACAATTAGCTCTGCTCGTCAGCATCAATTAATGGCAACAATGCCAGAGATAGCATGGATTGCTAATGCTGATGGTTCAATGATTGATTTTAACCCTCGTTGGTATGAGTATAGCGGTTTAGGGATCGCGGAATCATTAGATTGGGGTTTCTTGAAGGCGATTCATCCAGAAGATCGCGATCGCCTGATCTGTGCTACTCAGCAAACAAGCACAGATCAGCAAAGTTATTCATCTAATTTACGCTTATTAGGTGCAACAGGAACTTATCAGTGGTTTAAAGCGCAAGCATCCCCAGTAGTGGCAGGCGATGTAGTGGAGTGGGTGGGAACTTATACGGCAATTGTTTCTCAAGAAGATTCAGCAGAAACCAATCTTTGGGTAGATGCCTCTCAACAAAAAACTGAAAGCAAACAAATAGAAGCAGAACGCGATCGCTTTTTTAACCTTTCAATTGATTTACTTTGTACTGCTAGACTTGATGGCTATTTCCGACGTATAAATCCCGCGTTTGAAAAAACCTTGGGATATACCAAGGAAGAACTATTAAGCCAACCTTGGGTCAATTTTGTGCATCCTGAAGATCAAGCTGCAACCCTTGCTGACTTGGAAAGTTTGGCTACAGGTCAACCGACTTTTTACTTCCAAAATCGCTATCTTTGTAAAGATGGCTCATTTAAGTGGCTATCTTGGGCAGCATTTCCAGTAGTAGAAGAAAATTTGGTGTATGCAGTAGCACGTGACATCACAGCTTCTAAGCAGATCGAAGAGACGCTAAGGCGACGGGAACAGGAATTTAAAACACTCTTAGATAATACACCTGATGTAGTTCTGCGTTGCGATCGCGATCTCCGCTATGTCTATGTGAATGCGGAAGTCGAACGCACAACGGGTATGCCAGCAGCAAGTTTTATTGGTAAAACTTTGAGAGAATTAAATTCTCCACCAGATTTATGTGAAATTTGGGAAACAACTTTGCGTCAAGTATTTGAAACAAATGAAGAACAAGAAATAGAATTTGAGGGTTTGACAGTTGAGGGGTTGCGTACTTATCAATCTCGTGTTGTTCCAGAATTAAATTCCGAAGGTTTTACAGAATATGTGTTGATTGTTAGTAGAGATATTACTGAACTCAAACAAGCTGAGTTAGAAATTCGCAATTTTAATGCTGAACTAGAACAACGAGTAGCTGAACGCACAACTCAGTTAGCAGCAGCGAATCTTCACAAAGATGAATTATTAATATTAGAACAGCAAGCGCGTAGTGAAGCCGAAGCTGCACAACAACGCTATCAAGATTTAGTTAATGGGTTAGTTGATGCAATTGTTTGGGAGTGCGATCCGGTTACGCTGAAGTTTTCATTTGTAAGTCAGAGTGCAGAAAATATTCTATGTTATCCCGTTGTAAGTTGGTTAACGCAAGTTAATTTTTGGGCAAGTTTGATTCATCCTGAAGATCGAGAATGGGTGACAATTTTTTGTAGTGAAGAAACACTTGCTGGTCGAGATCATGAATTTGAGTATCGCTGTATTGCTGCGGATGGGCGGGTTGTGTGGTTACGCGATCGCGCTTATATTGTCCGAGGTGTAGATGGAAAAGTGCAAAAACTGCGCGGTTTAATGCTTGATATTACTCAACAAAAGCAAGCAGAAGCAGAAAAAGAGCAAGCGTTAGCAGCTATTAAATTACGGGCAGATGAATTAGCTAAAATGGCAGCAGTTTTGGCGAAAACTAACGCTATTTTAGAGAAGCGTAACCAAGAACTTGACCAATTTGCTTATGTGACTTCACATGATTTGAAAGCACCTTTAAGAGCGATCGCTAATTTGTCTAACTGGATAGAAGAAGATCTGGAAGATGTTCTTACTGATGAAACTCGACACCAAATGCAGCTTCTCCGAGGGCGCGTTCATCGCATGGAAGGGTTGATTAATGCGCTGTTAGAATACTCTCGGATCGGGCGGGTTAAGAACCAAATTCAACGGGTAAATATTAATGATTTACTAGCAGAAATAATTGAGGCGATCGCACCACCACCACAATTTACCATAGAGGTGGAACCAAGTATGCCTACTATCGTCACTGAATTGCTACCTTTGCAACAAGTTTTTACTAATCTGATCACTAATGCTATTAAACACCATGATCGTGAAGATGGACGGGTGAAAATATCTGTCCAAGATCAAGGGAAATTTTATAAATTTTTAGTAGCTGATGATGGTGTGGGGATTGCGCCCCAATTCCATGAGAAAATATTTGTAATTTTTCAAACTTTACAAGCACGGGACAAAGTAGAAAATACTGGCGTTGGTTTAGCTTTGGTTAAAAAAATAATTGAAAATCAAGGAGGTAGTATTAGCCTAGAATCAGCAGAAGGTCAAGGCTCAACATTTAGTTTTACCTGGAATAAGTGACAATTGGTGATTGGTAATTGGTGATTGGTGATTGGTAATTGGTAACTGATAACTGGTAACTGATAACTGGTAACTGGTAACTGGTAACTGGTAACTGGTAACTGGTAACTGGTAACTGGTAACTGGTAACTGGTAACTGTTCCAGATTTCAGTATTAATACTCAACGCCAGTCATTAGATAGAAGTCGCAAGATATAATTTGTTGCAAAATTGCAGTGTAGTCTGTCTAAAAAATTATGTAGAGATTATGAAATTTTTTTTAATACAGATGTTCTACTTGCTGGCAGCATCTAAAATATCTACCAGCAGAGAAGATATCTTAGCACCTACCTTAAGTAGTAAAATATTAGCTGTGAAACAAAGTTTTATGAATTTAATCGCTAATGCGATCGCACACTATCAACAAACTGGTAGAAAATTAAAGATCGCAGTTGCAGATGCTTAAAAGTTCCTGAAATTAAATCGGCATGATGGAAGAGAAGATGACTAATTTACTCCTGGTTGATGATGATGAAATTGATGTGATGACCGTCCAACGGGCGTTTAAGAAAAACAACATCACAAATAATCTCTATGTAGCTACCAATGGCATAGAGGCATTAGCTATGCTACGAAGCGATACTAATCCTCCGGTTGTGCCTCCCCAAAGAAGATTGATCTTACTTGATTTAAATATGCCCAAAATGGGAGGAATTGAGTTTTTGCGCGAATTACGCAAAGATGATGCGATCAAAGCTATCCCTGTAATTGTTTTGACAACTTCTAATGAAGATAAAGATAAAGTCGAAGCATATAACCTGAATGTAGCTGGGTATATTGTTAAACCAGTAACTTTTAGCAAATTTGTTGAAGCAGTAGCAACTTTAAATAAATATTGGACTCTCAGTGAAATGCCGTAGCAAGGATTAAAGATTTTGAACAATCAATTAAACCTAAAATTACTGCTTCGGCGCGTAGCGCTATCCAAAATCAAAAATAGTTATGGAAGATATTCTCAATATATTGGTGGTGGAAGATGATGAAATAGACCGAATGGCAGTGCGTCGGGCTTTAAAGAAGGCGGGCGTAAAAATGCAAATATTGGAACTAGAAAGCTGTCAAAGTGCGATCGCCACTTTAAAACAACAAAGCTTTGACTGCGTATTTCTCGATTATCGCTTACCTGATGGCGATGCTCTACATTTAGTTAAAAATATCCGCGATGCTAATTTAAAAGTGCCATTAGTCGTATTAACAGGGCAAGGCGACGAACAAATCGCCGTTGATTTGATGAAAGCTGGCGCTTCCGATTATCTTTCTAAAGGAAAAATTTCACCAGAAAGCCTTTATCGCAGTCTCAGCAATGCGGTACGAGTTTCTCGTGCGGAAATGCAAGCTGAATTAGCTACTCAACGTCTGCGGGAAAGTGAAGAACGTTATCGTTTAGTATTAGAAGGTTCTCAGGACGGAATTTGGGATTGGGATCTTGTTAAAAACCAAATTTATTGGAATGACCGCTTATTTGAAATTACTGGTTTATCCCCTACAGAAATAGCAATTTCTTACGAATTATTTTTTGAACTTTTGCATCCAGAGGATCAGCAACGAGTCACAGATGCTTTGAAGGCTCATTTTGAGCATCAAATTGATTATAATATTGAAATGAGGCTTTTACATACCTCTGGAGAATATCGCTATTGCATTGCTCGTGGTAAAGCGCAGCGCGATGATCAAGGTAAACCTGTGCGGATGTCGGGTGTAATTAATGATATCACTGAGAGAAAACGGGCAGAAGAATCTCAGCGTTTTTTAGCTGAAGCAAGTGTGTTACTTTCTGCTTCTTTAGATTACCAAACAACCTTAGAAAATTTAGCAAAATTAGCAGTCCCTCGCCTAGCAGATTGGTGTGCAATTGATGTAGTTGATCCAGATAATTCTTTCCGTAGAATTGCGGTATCTCATGTTAATCCGCAGAAAGAAGAATTAGTTTGGGATTTACAGCGTAATTATCCAGCTAATTTAGACGATCATTATGGATATGCGAAAGTGATTCGCACAGGTGAATCAGATGTAGGTTTTGAGATCACGGAAAATAAATTAGCTGAATTCGCTAACGATAGTAAGCATTTAAAACTTTTACAAGCATTAAATTTAAAATCTTATATTTGTGTACCTTTGGGTGTTTGGGACAAAACTTTAGGATCAATGTTATTTGTCTTAGCAGAATCAGGGCGACGTTTTACTCCAGCAGATTTAGAATTAGCTGAAGATTTGGCACGGCGGGCGGCGTTAGCAATTGAAAATGCCAGACTGTATCGTGAAGCCCAAGATGCCAGTCATAATCTGCGGGAAGCTATTTTGATTTTAGGAGAACAACAGCAACAGTTGCGGACGCTACAACAACTGACAAATTTACTTAATCAACGCTTGACGGATTTACCTGGTTTATTGCGAGT contains:
- a CDS encoding PAS domain S-box protein yields the protein MSTFFHHDPSTVDAGEIQRLHLQIDRLERCLTISSARQHQLMATMPEIAWIANADGSMIDFNPRWYEYSGLGIAESLDWGFLKAIHPEDRDRLICATQQTSTDQQSYSSNLRLLGATGTYQWFKAQASPVVAGDVVEWVGTYTAIVSQEDSAETNLWVDASQQKTESKQIEAERDRFFNLSIDLLCTARLDGYFRRINPAFEKTLGYTKEELLSQPWVNFVHPEDQAATLADLESLATGQPTFYFQNRYLCKDGSFKWLSWAAFPVVEENLVYAVARDITASKQIEETLRRREQEFKTLLDNTPDVVLRCDRDLRYVYVNAEVERTTGMPAASFIGKTLRELNSPPDLCEIWETTLRQVFETNEEQEIEFEGLTVEGLRTYQSRVVPELNSEGFTEYVLIVSRDITELKQAELEIRNFNAELEQRVAERTTQLAAANLHKDELLILEQQARSEAEAAQQRYQDLVNGLVDAIVWECDPVTLKFSFVSQSAENILCYPVVSWLTQVNFWASLIHPEDREWVTIFCSEETLAGRDHEFEYRCIAADGRVVWLRDRAYIVRGVDGKVQKLRGLMLDITQQKQAEAEKEQALAAIKLRADELAKMAAVLAKTNAILEKRNQELDQFAYVTSHDLKAPLRAIANLSNWIEEDLEDVLTDETRHQMQLLRGRVHRMEGLINALLEYSRIGRVKNQIQRVNINDLLAEIIEAIAPPPQFTIEVEPSMPTIVTELLPLQQVFTNLITNAIKHHDREDGRVKISVQDQGKFYKFLVADDGVGIAPQFHEKIFVIFQTLQARDKVENTGVGLALVKKIIENQGGSISLESAEGQGSTFSFTWNK
- a CDS encoding response regulator, which translates into the protein MEEKMTNLLLVDDDEIDVMTVQRAFKKNNITNNLYVATNGIEALAMLRSDTNPPVVPPQRRLILLDLNMPKMGGIEFLRELRKDDAIKAIPVIVLTTSNEDKDKVEAYNLNVAGYIVKPVTFSKFVEAVATLNKYWTLSEMP
- a CDS encoding ATP-binding protein; this encodes MEDILNILVVEDDEIDRMAVRRALKKAGVKMQILELESCQSAIATLKQQSFDCVFLDYRLPDGDALHLVKNIRDANLKVPLVVLTGQGDEQIAVDLMKAGASDYLSKGKISPESLYRSLSNAVRVSRAEMQAELATQRLRESEERYRLVLEGSQDGIWDWDLVKNQIYWNDRLFEITGLSPTEIAISYELFFELLHPEDQQRVTDALKAHFEHQIDYNIEMRLLHTSGEYRYCIARGKAQRDDQGKPVRMSGVINDITERKRAEESQRFLAEASVLLSASLDYQTTLENLAKLAVPRLADWCAIDVVDPDNSFRRIAVSHVNPQKEELVWDLQRNYPANLDDHYGYAKVIRTGESDVGFEITENKLAEFANDSKHLKLLQALNLKSYICVPLGVWDKTLGSMLFVLAESGRRFTPADLELAEDLARRAALAIENARLYREAQDASHNLREAILILGEQQQQLRTLQQLTNLLNQRLTDLPGLLRVMVGAVCDAIIGADFCFIILHNSQCNRLVLSVTAGSGTEKLRLEDAFSPDEGLLNHVFATGESQLIQRDSNEHEKSELPASLYAVAIESVQAGRLGVLAVGNWEDAAAFEEEDKHLLVAVGEQAAIAIDNARQINTLEEREERLELQNEILAQQNQELETQRQQIQLQNLQLMEVARLKSQFLATMSHELRTPMNAIIGFSQLLLRQRNSQLTPLQNDMMGRILNNGKHLLTIINDILDLSKMDAGKMELNLEEFHLVHLVKATAQELRSLAEEKHLAMLFKADMENPYVINDIDRTRQILVNLISNAIKFTETGMVEIKVEELQSDQVSITVRDTGIGISPADLEHIFEEFRQVDQSLKKKHYGTGLGLAITDSLVQLMHGKISVESTLGEGSTFRVEFEREIKN